A single genomic interval of Monodelphis domestica isolate mMonDom1 chromosome X, mMonDom1.pri, whole genome shotgun sequence harbors:
- the LOC130456168 gene encoding RNA-binding protein 47-like → MTADSATKMSNDSTNAAAAKAPEGVAGAPNEAALLALMERTGYSMTQENGQRKYGGPPPGWEGLHPPRGCEVFVGKIPRDVYEDELVPVFESVGRIYQMRLMMDFDGKNRGYAFVMYTHKREAKRAVRELDNHEIRPGRPLGVCCSVDNCRLFIGGIPKMKKRDEILEEISKVTEGVLDVIVYASATDKTKNRGFAFIEYESHRAAAMARRKLMPGRIQLWGQQIAVDWAEPEMDVDEDVMETVKILYVRNLMIKTSEETIRKTFSQFGCVERVKKIRDYAFVHFTSREDAIRAMNSLNGTELEGSCLGVTLAKPVDKEQYARYRKAVKGSVTAEVQQLNYVYSCDPYTLAYYSYPYSALFGPNRDYFVKAESVRGRGQDTAGSRAPGPRGSYFGGYSAGRGIYSRYHEGKGKWRERGYEFVPNLELSAANPVPIKPGTVAIPALGAQYSMFQAGPAPKLLEDGKMHAMEHMINPIAVQADPAGASAAAAAATIPAGSTPPPFQARPITPVFTGAPNVQRIPAAGLYGAGYIPFAAPASATSATVQKSAAATAPVYGGYGGYIPQPFPSATIQPPIHEDYQTY, encoded by the coding sequence ATGACAGCAGATTCCGCTACAAAGATGAGCAATGATTCCACCAACGCGGCGGCAGCCAAAGCTCCTGAAGGTGTAGCCGGGGCACCTAATGAGGCTGCCCTGTTGGCTCTCATGGAGCGCACGGGCTACAGTATGACACAGGAAAACGGTCAGCGCAAGTATGGTGGTCCTCCCCCTGGATGGGAAGGGCTGCACCCCCCGCGTGGCTGTGAGGTCTTCGTGGGTAAAATTCCCCGAGACGTGTATGAAGACGAGCTGGTTCCAGTGTTTGAGTCCGTGGGGCGTATCTACCAGATGCGACTGATGATGGACTTTGATGGGAAGAACCGCGGCTACGCTTTTGTCATGTATACTCACAAGCGCGAAGCCAAGCGGGCCGTGAGGGAACTGGACAATCATGAAATCAGACCGGGTCGACCTCTGGGAGTCTGTTGCAGTGTGGATAACTGCCGACTCTTCATCGGTGGCATCCCTAAGATGAAAAAGAGAGACGAGATCCTGGAAGAGATCTCTAAGGTGACCGAAGGGGTTCTAGACGTTATCGTGTACGCAAGTGCCACGGATAAGACGAAGAACAGAGGGTTTGCCTTCATAGAGTACGAGAGCCACCGGGCAGCGGCCATGGCCAGGAGAAAGCTCATGCCTGGAAGGATCCAGCTGTGGGGACAGCAGATCGCGGTGGACTGGGCAGAGCCAGAGATGGATGTCGACGAAGATGTCATGGAAACCGTTAAGATCCTGTACGTGAGAAATCTGATGATCAAAACCAGCGAGGAGACGATCAGAAAGACCTTCAGCCAGTTTGGCTGTGTGGAACGAGTCAAAAAGATCCGCGATTACGCATTTGTTCACTTCACCAGCCGGGAAGATGCCATCCGTGCTATGAACAGCCTCAATGGCACCGAGCTCGAAGGCTCGTGTCTTGGAGTTACTTTGGCCAAACCAGTAGACAAAGAGCAATACGCACGCTATCGGAAGGCAGTCAAAGGAAGTGTGACAGCAGAAGTCCAGCAGCTCAACTATGTTTACTCGTGCGATCCCTATACTTTGGCCTACTACAGCTATCCCTACAGTGCTCTCTTTGGGCCCAACAGAGATTATTTTGTGAAGGCAGAGAGCGTGAGAGGCCGAGGGCAAGACACAGCTGGCAGCAGAGCCCCGGGCCCCAGGGGATCCTACTTCGGGGGGTACTCTGCAGGCCGTGGCATCTATAGCCGATATCAtgaggggaaaggaaagtggcGAGAAAGAGGATATGAGTTTGTACCGAACTTGGAATTATCTGCCGCCAATCCAGTTCCTATTAAACCCGGTACAGTGGCAATCCCTGCTCTTGGCGCCCAGTATTCCATGTTTCAGGCTGGCCCTGCTCCCAAGTTGCTGGAAGATGGCAAAATGCATGCAATGGAACACATGATCAACCCCATAGCAGTACAAGCAGACCCAGCCGGTGCctctgctgccgccgccgctgccacCATACCTGCTGGTTCCACCCCTCCACCTTTCCAGGCACGCCCGATAACTCCAGTATTCACAGGGGCTCCAAACGTCCAGAGAATTCCCGCGGCTGGGCTCTACGGTGCCGGTTACATCCCCTTTGCTGCTCCTGCCTCAGCCACATCAGCCACAGTACAGAAGAGCGCCGCAGCCACAGCTCCCGTTTATGGAGGTTATGGTGGCTATATTCCTCAGCCATTCCCTTCGGCTACCATTCAGCCTCCCATACACGAAGACTACCAGACATACTGA